One Helicobacter cetorum MIT 00-7128 DNA window includes the following coding sequences:
- the fliF gene encoding flagellar basal-body MS-ring/collar protein FliF codes for MDLKALLQQFIDLFAKLNKKQKIAIIATSVLGMALIVFLLVYPVHEKKYSGDYGVLFEGMDASDNALILQHLQQNQIPYQIPKDDTILIPRDKIYEERIALSSQGIPRTSKVGFEIFDTKDFGATDFDQNIKLIRAIEGELSRTIESLNPISKANVHIAVPKDSVFVSKETPPTASVMLKMKPSMRLLPTQILGIKNLIAASVPKLVVENVKIVNENGEPLGEGDTLDNSRELALEQLHYKQNFENILESKIMNILSPIVGGKDKVVARVNAEFDFSQKKSTKETFDPNNVVRSEQNLEEKKEGAPKKQVGGVPGVVSNIGPVQGLKDNKEQEKYEKSQNTTNYEVGKTISEIKGEFGTLVRLNAAVVVDGKYRSVTKDDVTSLEYVPLSDEAIKKINALVKQAIGYSQNRGDDVTVSNFEFNPYVPTINNATLAEKIANKAQKILGPFTPLIKYILVAIVLFVFYKKVIVPFSERMLEVIPDEDNEVKSMFEDIDEEEDELNKFGDLRKKVEDQLGLNGGFSEDEVRYEIMLEKIKGTLKERPDEIATLFKLLIKDEIGSEGAKG; via the coding sequence TTGGACTTAAAGGCGTTATTACAGCAATTTATTGATTTATTTGCTAAGCTCAATAAAAAACAAAAAATTGCCATTATTGCTACAAGCGTTTTGGGCATGGCATTAATTGTTTTTTTGTTGGTCTATCCTGTGCATGAAAAAAAGTATTCTGGTGATTATGGAGTGCTTTTTGAGGGAATGGATGCAAGCGATAATGCCCTCATTTTACAACATCTCCAACAAAATCAAATCCCCTATCAAATCCCTAAAGACGATACCATTCTTATTCCTAGGGACAAGATTTATGAAGAAAGAATTGCTTTAAGCTCACAAGGAATCCCCCGCACAAGTAAAGTAGGTTTTGAAATTTTTGACACTAAAGACTTTGGGGCAACTGATTTTGACCAAAATATCAAACTCATTCGTGCGATTGAGGGCGAACTCTCACGCACCATTGAAAGCTTAAATCCTATTTCTAAAGCTAATGTGCATATTGCTGTGCCTAAAGATAGCGTATTTGTCTCTAAAGAAACGCCCCCAACGGCCTCTGTTATGCTAAAAATGAAACCTAGCATGAGACTTCTTCCTACTCAAATTCTAGGGATTAAAAATTTGATTGCTGCCTCTGTGCCAAAGCTTGTTGTAGAAAATGTCAAAATTGTGAATGAAAATGGCGAACCACTAGGTGAGGGTGATACTTTAGATAATTCTAGAGAGTTAGCCTTAGAACAACTCCACTATAAACAAAATTTTGAAAACATTTTAGAAAGTAAGATTATGAATATCCTTTCGCCTATTGTAGGGGGCAAGGATAAAGTCGTAGCAAGAGTGAATGCAGAATTTGATTTTAGCCAAAAGAAAAGCACTAAAGAGACTTTTGACCCTAATAATGTGGTGAGAAGCGAGCAAAATTTAGAAGAGAAAAAAGAAGGCGCTCCTAAAAAACAAGTTGGTGGAGTTCCCGGCGTTGTGAGCAATATTGGTCCTGTGCAAGGTCTCAAAGACAATAAGGAGCAAGAAAAATACGAAAAATCTCAAAACACCACTAATTATGAAGTGGGTAAAACTATCAGTGAAATTAAGGGTGAATTTGGCACTTTAGTGCGCTTGAATGCTGCAGTAGTTGTTGATGGCAAATATAGAAGTGTTACCAAAGATGATGTTACTTCTTTAGAATATGTTCCTTTAAGCGATGAGGCTATAAAAAAAATCAACGCCCTTGTCAAACAAGCTATTGGCTATAGCCAAAATAGAGGCGATGATGTAACGGTGAGTAATTTTGAATTTAACCCTTATGTGCCAACAATCAATAACGCCACCTTAGCTGAAAAAATCGCTAATAAAGCCCAAAAAATCTTAGGGCCTTTCACGCCTTTAATTAAATACATTCTTGTAGCTATCGTGCTCTTTGTATTCTATAAGAAAGTTATTGTGCCTTTCAGCGAACGCATGCTGGAAGTGATTCCTGATGAAGATAATGAAGTCAAATCTATGTTTGAAGATATTGACGAAGAAGAAGATGAGCTGAATAAGTTTGGTGATTTGAGAAAAAAAGTAGAAGACCAGCTTGGGCTTAATGGAGGCTTTAGCGAAGATGAAGTAAGATACGAAATTATGTTGGAAAAAATCAAAGGAACACTCAAAGAGCGCCCTGATGAAATCGCTACCTTATTTAAGCTACTCATCAAGGACGAAATCGGCTCTGAGGGAGCAAAAGGCTAA
- a CDS encoding phosphatase PAP2 family protein — MPTNNTPTSNLSKELEKPLFYTQVKLLLILGAIFLGLFGIITCLVHFNHVSPFDNAIFNVVRSHPFDSNPTLAQIVNYATFLGSSKLILPLSLLVGIFLALYRKNLVLGVWFLLSVILAVAIGKYLKILIMRDRPNPSEWLSNPHGYSFPSGHSLSSAIFYGLIILLLPHFISHQKIRNALTYSLLGLVLLMGLARIYLGVHYPSDVLGGFCLGALCASFSVGAYLGVFKKF; from the coding sequence ATGCCAACGAATAACACGCCAACAAGCAATCTTTCTAAAGAGTTAGAAAAGCCTCTATTTTACACTCAAGTTAAGCTACTCTTGATTTTGGGTGCGATTTTTCTAGGACTTTTTGGCATTATCACTTGTCTTGTTCATTTTAATCATGTAAGCCCTTTTGATAATGCGATTTTTAATGTGGTGCGCTCACACCCTTTTGATTCTAATCCTACTTTAGCTCAAATCGTCAATTACGCTACCTTTTTGGGTTCTTCAAAGCTCATTTTGCCTTTAAGTTTGTTAGTAGGAATATTCTTAGCTCTTTATCGCAAGAATTTAGTGCTTGGCGTATGGTTTCTACTAAGCGTAATATTAGCTGTTGCGATTGGAAAATATTTAAAAATCCTTATTATGCGTGATAGACCCAATCCTAGTGAATGGCTTTCAAATCCGCATGGCTATAGCTTTCCTAGCGGGCATTCGCTTTCTTCAGCCATTTTTTATGGGCTAATTATTTTATTGTTGCCCCATTTTATTTCTCATCAAAAGATTAGAAATGCTCTCACTTACAGCTTGCTTGGTTTGGTTCTCTTAATGGGATTAGCACGCATTTATTTAGGAGTGCATTATCCTAGCGATGTTTTAGGGGGCTTTTGTTTAGGTGCTTTGTGTGCAAGTTTTTCTGTGGGAGCTTATTTGGGCGTATTTAAGAAATTTTAA
- the pyrG gene encoding glutamine hydrolyzing CTP synthase — translation MDRAKFIFVTGGVLSSLGKGISSSSIATLLQHCNYQVSILKIDPYINIDPGTMSPLEHGEVFVTSDGAETDLDIGHYERFLNKNLTRLNNFTTGQIFSSVIDNERKGKYLGKTIQIVPHVTDEIKQRIKNVAKGCDFLIVEVGGTVGDMEGMFYLEAIRQLKLELGSERVINVHVTLIPYIQTTNELKTKPTQHSVQELRRLGVTPQIILARSPKPLDKELKKKIALSCDVEQDSVIVATDAKSIYACPIHFLQEGILTPIARRFNLNKLHPKMAAWNTLVEKIIAPKHKVKIGFVGKYLSLKESYKSLIEALTHAGAHLDTHVEIKWLDSEDFNDETHLDEIDAILVPGGFGERGIEGKMCAIKRARLEKLPFLGICLGMQLAIIEFSRHVLGLKEANSTEFDKNCKTPIVYLIEDFIDQNNHKQVRTYNSPLGGTMRLGEYECKIAPNSKLENAYKKSCVKERHRHRYEVNPIYRNEWESQGLKVVGIGANNLIEAVELEDHPFFVGVQFHPEFTSRLQSPNPIILDFIKHALNKS, via the coding sequence ATGGATAGAGCCAAATTTATATTCGTTACAGGGGGTGTGTTAAGCTCTCTAGGAAAGGGTATTTCTTCATCTTCAATTGCGACTTTGTTGCAACATTGCAACTATCAAGTTTCTATTTTAAAGATTGACCCTTACATCAATATTGACCCGGGCACTATGAGCCCTTTAGAGCATGGCGAAGTGTTTGTAACAAGCGATGGGGCAGAAACAGATTTGGATATTGGGCATTATGAGCGTTTTTTAAATAAAAATCTCACTCGTTTGAATAATTTTACTACCGGTCAGATTTTTTCAAGCGTGATAGACAATGAAAGAAAGGGCAAGTATTTAGGCAAAACGATTCAAATAGTGCCTCATGTTACTGATGAAATCAAACAACGCATTAAAAATGTCGCTAAGGGCTGTGATTTTTTAATCGTTGAAGTAGGCGGAACCGTGGGCGATATGGAGGGCATGTTTTATTTAGAAGCTATTAGACAGCTTAAATTGGAATTAGGAAGTGAAAGAGTGATTAATGTGCATGTAACCTTAATCCCTTATATCCAAACCACTAATGAATTAAAAACTAAGCCCACGCAACATTCCGTCCAAGAATTACGCCGACTTGGAGTTACACCTCAAATTATCTTAGCTCGCTCGCCTAAGCCATTAGATAAAGAGTTGAAAAAGAAAATCGCTTTAAGTTGTGATGTAGAACAAGACAGCGTGATTGTTGCCACTGATGCTAAAAGCATTTATGCATGCCCGATTCATTTTTTACAAGAAGGTATCCTTACCCCCATTGCTAGACGCTTTAATCTAAATAAACTGCACCCCAAAATGGCAGCATGGAATACTCTAGTAGAAAAGATTATCGCACCCAAACACAAAGTAAAAATCGGTTTTGTAGGCAAGTATCTAAGTTTAAAAGAATCTTATAAATCTTTAATTGAAGCCCTAACGCACGCAGGAGCGCATTTAGATACGCATGTAGAGATTAAATGGCTAGATAGTGAAGATTTTAATGATGAGACCCATTTAGATGAAATTGATGCGATTTTAGTTCCCGGAGGCTTTGGCGAGAGAGGTATTGAAGGCAAAATGTGCGCTATTAAAAGGGCTAGATTAGAGAAATTGCCTTTCTTAGGCATTTGTCTAGGCATGCAATTAGCTATTATTGAGTTTAGTCGCCATGTTTTAGGCCTAAAAGAGGCTAATTCTACCGAGTTTGACAAAAATTGTAAAACACCTATTGTGTATTTGATTGAGGATTTTATTGACCAAAATAACCACAAGCAAGTGCGCACTTACAATTCGCCCTTAGGTGGCACTATGCGACTAGGTGAATATGAATGCAAGATTGCGCCAAATAGTAAGCTAGAAAATGCGTATAAAAAATCTTGTGTTAAAGAGCGTCATCGCCACCGCTATGAAGTGAATCCTATTTATCGCAATGAGTGGGAATCTCAAGGCTTAAAGGTGGTAGGCATAGGGGCTAATAATTTAATAGAGGCGGTTGAATTAGAAGACCACCCTTTCTTTGTGGGCGTGCAGTTCCACCCAGAATTTACTTCTAGGTTGCAAAGCCCTAACCCTATTATTTTAGATTTCATTAAACATGCCCTCAATAAATCTTAA